A single region of the Methylocystis echinoides genome encodes:
- a CDS encoding L-threonylcarbamoyladenylate synthase encodes MTILAQADAAAITRAADVLRSGGLVAFPTETVYGLGADATSGWAVARIYDAKGRPSFNPLIAHVADLPAAQREAALPEAATRLAEAFWPGPLTIVAPAAPGGSVSELARAGLPSVALRIPDHPVARALIAALGRPVAAPSANRSGHVSPVTAAHVAEDLSGRVDMILDGGRATAGLESTIVSFCEATPTLLRPGAIAREKIEKVLGAKLAAPARAEVLAPGMTASHYAPNARLRLEAHELREGEAALDFGGRLTALAPPGAVTLDLSPQGDLVEAAANLFSHLRALDARHVESIAVAHIPERGLGEAINDRLRRAAAPRV; translated from the coding sequence GTGACCATCCTCGCCCAGGCCGACGCAGCGGCGATCACCCGCGCGGCGGATGTTCTGCGCAGCGGCGGGCTCGTCGCCTTCCCGACGGAAACGGTCTATGGCCTCGGCGCCGACGCAACGAGCGGCTGGGCGGTCGCGCGAATCTACGACGCCAAGGGGCGCCCGTCCTTCAATCCGCTGATCGCGCATGTCGCGGATCTTCCGGCCGCGCAGCGCGAGGCGGCGCTGCCCGAGGCGGCGACAAGACTTGCCGAGGCCTTCTGGCCGGGGCCGTTGACCATCGTCGCGCCGGCCGCGCCGGGCGGTTCAGTGAGCGAACTCGCGCGGGCGGGGCTGCCGAGCGTCGCCTTGCGCATCCCCGATCACCCGGTGGCGCGGGCGCTGATCGCGGCACTCGGCCGCCCGGTGGCGGCGCCCTCCGCCAATCGCTCAGGTCATGTCAGCCCGGTGACGGCGGCCCATGTCGCGGAAGACCTTTCCGGCCGCGTCGACATGATCCTCGATGGCGGGCGCGCGACGGCGGGGCTCGAATCGACCATCGTCTCCTTCTGCGAGGCCACGCCCACGCTGCTGCGGCCCGGCGCCATCGCGCGCGAAAAGATCGAGAAGGTTCTGGGCGCGAAACTGGCCGCCCCGGCGCGCGCCGAGGTGCTAGCCCCCGGCATGACCGCTTCCCACTATGCGCCCAACGCGCGGTTGCGGCTGGAGGCGCATGAGCTTCGGGAGGGCGAGGCGGCGCTGGATTTCGGCGGCCGGCTCACCGCGCTCGCGCCGCCCGGCGCCGTGACGCTGGATCTGTCGCCCCAGGGTGATCTGGTCGAGGCGGCGGCCAATCTGTTCAGTCATTTGCGCGCGCTCGACGCGCGCCACGTGGAGAGCATTGCCGTCGCGCATATACCCGAGCGCGGCCTCGGCGAGGCGATCAACGACCGGCTGCGCCGCGCGGCCGCGCCGAGGGTATAG